A genomic segment from Malaclemys terrapin pileata isolate rMalTer1 chromosome 1, rMalTer1.hap1, whole genome shotgun sequence encodes:
- the LLPH gene encoding protein LLP homolog isoform X1 produces the protein MAKSLRSKWKRKMRAEKRKKNAPKELSRLKNILKANADIVMEEVKEITTVVTPEKVKDQGDEVKMDTQIKRNKKNLLDQHGQYPVWMNPRQRKKLKAKRAKGKNKSKVAKGLAW, from the exons ATGGCCAAGAGTTTAAGGAGTAAATGGAAGAGAAAGATGCGAGCTGAGAAAAGGAAGAAGAATGCGCCGAAGGAACTCAGCCGGTTAAAAAACATTCTGAAAGCAAATGCTGATATTGTAATGGAGGAGGTTAAAGAAATAACAACGGTCGTCACCCCCGAGAAAGTCAAAGATCAAGGTG ATGAAGTGAAGATGGACACAcagattaaaagaaacaaaaagaatcttTTAGACCAACATGGACAGTACCCAGTATGGATGAATCCCAGACAGAGGAAGAAGCTTAAGGCAAAACGGgctaaaggaaaaaacaaatccaAGGTGGCCAAGGGATTAGCATGGTAG
- the LLPH gene encoding protein LLP homolog isoform X2, whose translation MAKSLRSKWKRKMRAEKRKKNAPKELSRLKNILKANADIVMEEVKEITTVVTPEKVKDQDEVKMDTQIKRNKKNLLDQHGQYPVWMNPRQRKKLKAKRAKGKNKSKVAKGLAW comes from the exons ATGGCCAAGAGTTTAAGGAGTAAATGGAAGAGAAAGATGCGAGCTGAGAAAAGGAAGAAGAATGCGCCGAAGGAACTCAGCCGGTTAAAAAACATTCTGAAAGCAAATGCTGATATTGTAATGGAGGAGGTTAAAGAAATAACAACGGTCGTCACCCCCGAGAAAGTCAAAGATCAAG ATGAAGTGAAGATGGACACAcagattaaaagaaacaaaaagaatcttTTAGACCAACATGGACAGTACCCAGTATGGATGAATCCCAGACAGAGGAAGAAGCTTAAGGCAAAACGGgctaaaggaaaaaacaaatccaAGGTGGCCAAGGGATTAGCATGGTAG